From Debaryomyces hansenii CBS767 chromosome C complete sequence, a single genomic window includes:
- a CDS encoding DEHA2C12980p (similar to uniprot|Q04951 Saccharomyces cerevisiae YMR305C SCW10 Cell wall protein with similarity to glucanases) has protein sequence MLFKSFVSAALVGAVLAQPLQQHQHHEHKMEKKDVKVVTQTSVVKVTVGANTYTEPVEVSTSAVDVTSATDAAQYRPSSFSNPSTFETQTTTGSASESTDASSTSSGSDSTSSGVGKGGAKGITYSPYSDDGGCKSSSQIQKEISQLSGFDIIRLYGVDCDQVAQVLSSKTSSQKVFAGIFDVNNIESGVESLASAVKSSGSWDDIHTVSIGNELVNNGEATASQIATYVKSGKAALKSAGYSGKVVSVDTFIAVINNPDLCDHSDYMAVNAHAFFDGHVSADQAGTWVLQQIQRVATACGGKKDVFITETGWPSKGDSNGVANPSVANQKSAVDSIKDTCGDAVTLFTAFNDLWKADGAYNAEKYWGIYSS, from the coding sequence ATGTTATTTAAGTCTTTCGTTAGCGCTGCTTTAGTTGGTGCCGTTTTAGCCCAACCATTACAACAACATCAACACCATGAACACAAGATGGAAAAGAAGGATGTTAAGGTTGTCACCCAAACCAGTGTCGTTAAGGTCACTGTTGGTGCCAACACCTACACTGAACCAGTTGAAGTTAGTACTTCCGCTGTTGATGTGACTTCTGCTACTGATGCTGCTCAATACAGACCAAGCAGTTTCAGCAACCCATCTACTTTTGAAACCCAAACCACCACCGGTTCTGCTTCTGAATCCACCGATGCTTCTTCTACCAGCAGCGGTTCCGATTCTACCTCTTCTGGTGTCGGTAAGGGTGGTGCTAAGGGTATCACTTACTCTCCTTACTCCGACGATGGTGGCTGTAAGTCATCTTCTCAAATCCAAAAGGAAATCTCCCAACTTTCCGGTTTCGACATCATCAGATTGTACGGTGTTGATTGTGACCAAGTTGCTCAAGTCTTATCCTCTAAGACTTCTTCCCAAAAGGTCTTCGCTGGTATTTTCGATGTCAACAACATTGAATCTGGTGTCGAAAGCTTAGCTTCTGCTGTCAAGTCCAGTGGTTCTTGGGATGACATCCACACTGTTTCCATCGGTAACGAATTAGTTAACAACGGTGAAGCTACTGCTTCCCAAATTGCTACCTACGTTAAGTCCGGTAAGGCTGCTTTAAAGAGCGCTGGTTACAGTGGTAAGGTTGTTTCCGTTGACACTTTCATTGCTGTTATTAACAACCCAGACTTATGTGACCACTCTGATTACATGGCCGTCAATGCTCACGCTTTCTTCGATGGTCATGTCTCTGCTGATCAAGCTGGTACCTGGGTTTTACAACAAATCCAAAGAGTTGCTACCGCTTGTGGTGGTAAGAAGGATGTCTTCATCACCGAAACCGGCTGGCCATCAAAGGGTGACAGCAATGGTGTTGCTAATCCTTCTGTTGCTAACCAAAAATCTGCTGTTGACTCCATCAAGGATACTTGTGGTGATGCCGTCACTTTGTTCACTGCTTTCAACGATTTATGGAAGGCTGATGGTGCATACAACGCTGAAAAGTACTGGGGTATTTACTCTTCCTAA